The Arachis ipaensis cultivar K30076 chromosome B07, Araip1.1, whole genome shotgun sequence genome includes a window with the following:
- the LOC107607272 gene encoding uncharacterized protein LOC107607272: MKEPEVQHLQNVQEETKDEQLAQFLVIFKKLQINILFAKVLEKKPPYMACLKSIFSKKKALRGDETVVLTKKCSALVQKKLPQKSPDPESFLIPCTIGTITFEKALCDLGSSINLIPLYDEEAGDPRGASHKDLKQAYGLVENVLVMVEDLYLPADFVILDTK, encoded by the coding sequence ATGAAAGAGCCTGAAGTACAACACCTTCAGAACGTGCAAGAGGAGACCAAAGATGAGCAACTTGCTCAATTCTTGGTAATCTTTaagaagttacaaatcaatattctttTTGCTAAGGTGTTAGAGAAGAAGCCTCCCTATATGGCCTGTCTGAAAAGCATATTCTCTAAGAAGAAGGCCCTGAGGGGAGATGAAACTGTTGTGCTGACCAAGAAGTGCAGTGCACTAGTACaaaagaagctacctcagaaatCGCCAGATCCTGAAAGCTTCTTGATTCCCTGTACTATAGGGACCATCACATTTGAGAAGGCATTATGCGACCTTGGATCTAGCATAAATTTGATACCTCTCTATGATGAAGAAGCTGGGGATCCAAGAGGCGCATCCCATAAGGATCTGAAGCAGGCATATGGATTGGTGGAGAACGTTCTAGTAATGGTTGAAGACCTTTATCTCCCTGCAGACTTCGTGATACTTGATACGAAATAG